From the genome of Anoplopoma fimbria isolate UVic2021 breed Golden Eagle Sablefish chromosome 1, Afim_UVic_2022, whole genome shotgun sequence, one region includes:
- the LOC129088542 gene encoding LOW QUALITY PROTEIN: E3 ubiquitin-protein ligase rnf152-B (The sequence of the model RefSeq protein was modified relative to this genomic sequence to represent the inferred CDS: deleted 2 bases in 1 codon), which yields MAKDDMAEVDVCGCGCGPRRRAPAALPYEEYECKICYNYFDLDRRAPKILECLHTFCEECLNTLHLREERPWRISCPVCRHRTPVPDYRIQNLPNNTKVTEDFPLYIDSDPLPQDALPPYPPPLHPALVALRREEASGASSVSQATPSTTVSTATTLSQDSVRYDSCQSCKRVALTTGCVCVIFSFLSMLVLLFMGLIFVHSHSIPPSPAGPICLSVASILAMFSVVVTWLICWLKYRPDHETGRSSATSNSRRNA from the exons ATGGCGAAAGATGACATGGCAGaggtggatgtg tgtggatgtggatgtggcCCCCGGCGCAGGGCCCCCGCTGCGCTCCCCTACGAGGAGTACGAGTGCAAGATCTGCTACAACTACTTCGACCTGGACCGACGCGCACCCAAGATCCTGGAGTGCCTCCACACCTTCTGCGAGGAGTGCCTGAACACTCTCCATTTACGCGAGGAGCGGCCGTGGCGCATCAGCTGCCCGGTGTGTCGCCACCGGACCCCTGTGCCAGATTACCGCATCCAGAACCTCCCCAACAACACCAAGGTGACGGAGGACTTCCCTCTCTACATCGACTCGGACCCCCTGCCCCAGGACGCGCTGCCTccctatcctcctcctctccatcctgcGCTCGTCGCCCTGCGTCGGGAGGAGGCGTCGGGCGCGTCCAGCGTCAGCCAGGCGACCCCGAGCACCACCGTGTCCACCGCCACCACCCTCTCACAGGACTCGGTGCGTTACGACAGCTGCCAGAGCTGCAAAAGGGTGGCGTTGACCACTGGGTGCGTGTGCGTGATCTTCTCCTTCTTGTCCATGCTGGTGTTGCTCTTCATGGGCCTGATCTTCGTGCACAGCCACAGCATCCCTCCCTCGCCGGCTGGACCCATCTGCCTGTCGGTGGCCAGCATCCTGGCCATGTTCTCGGTGGTGGTCACTTGGCTCATCTGCTGGCTCAAGTACAGACCAGATCATGAGACAGGCCGCTCGTCCGCCACCAGCAACTCCCGCAGGAACGCCTGA